One genomic region from Ornithinimicrobium flavum encodes:
- a CDS encoding 4Fe-4S dicluster domain-containing protein, protein MGYLARQLAGPTDPAPDAGWQHPPARKGFFTDTSICIGCKACEVACKEWNALPMDGLGLSANSYDNTGDLGASTWRHVAFVEQTQERIAAARESGRRLVDLGMPGVGAPAHPPSPSGGAPAGYGTLPAPVEGHGPDLRDLLAGVGGGAPQPPTEGATTVDGTPMVGPLPEFRWLMASDVCKHCTHAGCLDVCPTGALFRSEHGTVVVQADVCNGCGYCVGACPFGVIERRSDSAVSVRDDGHVPSVGVAQKCTLCYDRLTDDQTPACAQTCPTTSIRFGTHEEMVAAARTRVAQLHDQGFTEARLYGANEDDGVGGTGSVFLLLDEPEVYGLPPDPIVPTARLAEMFRTAGYAGLGLLGAAALAFAGRRS, encoded by the coding sequence ATGGGCTACCTCGCCCGCCAGCTCGCGGGACCCACCGACCCCGCCCCCGACGCCGGGTGGCAGCACCCGCCCGCGCGCAAGGGCTTCTTCACCGACACCTCGATCTGTATCGGGTGCAAGGCCTGCGAGGTGGCGTGCAAGGAGTGGAACGCCCTGCCGATGGACGGCCTCGGGCTGAGCGCCAACTCCTACGACAACACCGGCGACCTGGGTGCCAGCACCTGGCGGCACGTCGCCTTCGTCGAGCAGACGCAGGAGCGCATCGCCGCCGCCCGCGAGTCGGGCCGTCGCCTGGTGGACCTGGGTATGCCGGGGGTCGGGGCACCGGCGCACCCTCCCTCCCCGTCGGGCGGCGCCCCGGCGGGCTACGGCACCCTGCCCGCCCCGGTCGAGGGTCACGGGCCGGACCTGCGCGACCTGCTGGCGGGTGTCGGCGGGGGAGCACCGCAGCCCCCGACCGAGGGCGCGACGACCGTGGACGGCACCCCGATGGTCGGGCCGCTGCCGGAGTTCCGTTGGCTGATGGCCTCGGACGTGTGCAAGCACTGCACCCACGCCGGCTGCCTGGACGTCTGCCCGACCGGCGCGCTCTTCCGCAGCGAGCACGGCACGGTGGTGGTGCAGGCGGACGTGTGCAACGGGTGCGGCTACTGCGTCGGGGCCTGCCCGTTCGGCGTCATCGAGCGCCGCAGCGACTCCGCCGTCTCCGTGCGCGACGACGGGCACGTCCCCTCCGTTGGTGTCGCCCAGAAGTGCACCCTGTGCTACGACCGGCTCACCGACGACCAGACGCCGGCCTGCGCGCAGACCTGCCCGACGACCTCGATCCGCTTCGGCACGCACGAGGAGATGGTGGCGGCCGCGCGGACCCGCGTCGCGCAGCTGCACGACCAGGGCTTCACCGAGGCCCGGCTCTACGGGGCGAACGAGGACGACGGCGTCGGCGGCACCGGCTCGGTCTTCCTGCTGCTGGACGAGCCGGAGGTCTACGGCCTGCCGCCGGACCCGATCGTGCCCACCGCCCGGCTGGCCGAGATGTTCCGCACGGCGGGCTACGCCGGGCTGGGCCTGCTCGGGGCGGCGGCGCTGGCCTTCGCGGGGAGGCGGTCGTGA
- the fdh gene encoding formate dehydrogenase — MARKDSTFLGWPVLRQLASGDLLGRGAAVTSRRTREIEPRTTTADRVVQSVCPYCAVGCGQKVFVSDEKIVQIEGDPDSPISRGRLCPKGAASEQLVNSPTRQTSVLYRAPGATQWRTIDLDTAIDMVADRYVESRRNTWQDVDDKGRRVRRTMGIASLGGATLDNEENYLMKKLYTATGAIQIENQARIUHSSTVPSLGTSFGRGGATQSLQDMANADCVVIQGSNMAECHPVGFQWVFEAKARGARIIHIDPRFTRTSAIADTHVPVRAGTDVVLLGALINHVLSNDLYFHDYVVAYTNAATLITEDFADTEDLDGLFSGYDPQTGAYDTSSWAYESREDEDASGSDDTVDAPAGDDEGSEDRARAGGHELGAAGAALEHAKVVRDESLQHPRTVFQILRRHYARYTPELVRDMCGIPVEQFHEVARAITENSGRERTTCFAYALGWTQHSLGAQFIRTAAILQLLLGNMGRPGGGIMALRGHASIQGSTDIPTLFNLLPGYLPMPMAGEHDSLTEYLATISSPLQKGFWTNADAYTANLLKAWFGEAATPENDFCFDYLPRLTGAHGTYQTTMAMLDGEVEGYFVVGQNPAVGSAHARMQRMALGQLKWLVVRDLQLIETATFWKDSPEIATGELRTEDIGTEVFFFPAASYAEKSGTFTQTQRMLQWRHQAVQPPGDAQSELDFYHELGVRIRARLAGSTDERDRPVLDMTWDYPRDEHGEVDAEAVLLEINGVHLTGDRAGEPLSSFAEMKADGSTSGGCWIYSGVFAGGVNRSKNRVPGQEQDETAAEWGWVWPMNRRILYNRASADPQGRPWSERKKYVWWDEEAGRWTGKDVPDFPVDRHPSFRPDADVGGPAAIAGDDPFIMQADGKGWLFAPKGMVDGPLPTHYEAQESPVRNPLYAQQRNPSRLVFARKDNLWSPSGQEPGHDVYPYVFTTYRLTEHHTAGGMSRWLPYLSELQPEMFCEVSRELAQERGLENGGWATIISARSAIETRVLVTDRVRPLTIGGRTVHQIGLPYHWGVGRDAVVEGDSANDLLGVVLDPNVHIQESKVGSCDIRPGRRPHGEELMRLVADYQSRAGSTAETANERVDEVAPELAARRAATAPRPDDDQPDDAPDDDAPDEGER, encoded by the coding sequence GTGGCACGCAAGGACTCGACCTTCCTGGGGTGGCCGGTGCTGCGGCAGCTGGCCTCGGGCGACCTGCTCGGGCGGGGGGCGGCGGTGACGTCCCGGCGCACCCGCGAGATCGAGCCGCGGACCACGACCGCCGACCGCGTCGTGCAGAGCGTCTGCCCCTACTGCGCCGTGGGCTGCGGGCAGAAGGTCTTCGTCTCCGACGAGAAGATCGTGCAGATCGAGGGCGACCCCGACTCGCCGATCAGCCGGGGCCGGCTGTGCCCCAAGGGGGCCGCCAGCGAGCAGCTCGTCAACTCACCGACCCGGCAGACCTCCGTCCTCTACCGCGCGCCCGGCGCCACGCAGTGGCGCACGATCGACCTGGACACCGCCATCGACATGGTCGCCGACCGTTACGTCGAGTCCCGCCGCAACACCTGGCAGGACGTGGACGACAAGGGTCGGCGCGTCCGCCGCACCATGGGGATCGCCTCGCTCGGGGGAGCCACCCTCGACAACGAGGAGAACTACCTCATGAAGAAGTTGTACACGGCGACGGGGGCGATCCAGATCGAGAACCAGGCGCGGATATGACACAGCTCCACGGTCCCCAGTCTGGGGACCTCGTTCGGCCGCGGCGGCGCCACCCAGTCCCTCCAGGACATGGCCAACGCCGACTGCGTGGTGATCCAGGGCTCCAACATGGCCGAGTGCCACCCGGTGGGCTTCCAGTGGGTCTTCGAGGCCAAGGCCCGCGGCGCGCGAATCATCCATATCGACCCGCGCTTCACCCGCACCTCGGCGATCGCTGACACGCACGTCCCGGTGCGGGCCGGCACCGACGTGGTGCTGCTCGGTGCCCTCATCAACCACGTCCTGAGCAACGACCTCTACTTCCACGACTACGTCGTCGCCTACACCAACGCCGCGACCCTCATCACCGAGGACTTCGCCGACACCGAGGACCTCGACGGGCTCTTCTCCGGCTACGACCCGCAGACGGGGGCCTACGACACCTCTTCCTGGGCCTACGAGTCCCGCGAGGACGAGGACGCGTCGGGCTCGGACGACACCGTCGACGCCCCGGCCGGGGACGACGAGGGGTCGGAGGACCGGGCCCGCGCCGGCGGTCACGAGCTGGGAGCCGCCGGTGCGGCCCTGGAGCACGCGAAGGTGGTGCGGGACGAGAGCCTGCAGCACCCCCGCACGGTCTTCCAGATCCTCAGGCGGCACTACGCCCGCTACACCCCCGAGCTGGTCCGGGACATGTGCGGCATACCCGTCGAGCAGTTCCACGAGGTGGCGCGCGCCATCACCGAGAACTCGGGCCGGGAGCGCACCACCTGCTTCGCCTACGCGCTGGGGTGGACCCAGCACAGCCTGGGAGCGCAGTTCATCCGGACGGCCGCGATCCTGCAGCTGCTTCTGGGCAACATGGGTCGTCCCGGCGGCGGCATCATGGCCCTGCGCGGGCACGCCAGCATCCAGGGCTCCACCGACATCCCGACCTTGTTCAACCTGCTGCCCGGCTACCTGCCGATGCCGATGGCCGGTGAGCACGACTCGCTGACGGAGTACCTCGCGACCATCTCCTCCCCGCTGCAGAAGGGCTTCTGGACCAACGCCGACGCCTACACCGCCAACCTGCTCAAGGCCTGGTTCGGCGAGGCAGCCACGCCGGAGAACGACTTCTGCTTCGACTACCTCCCGCGTCTCACGGGCGCCCACGGCACCTACCAGACGACGATGGCGATGCTCGACGGCGAGGTCGAGGGCTACTTCGTCGTCGGGCAGAACCCCGCGGTGGGCTCGGCGCACGCGCGGATGCAGCGGATGGCGCTGGGGCAGCTGAAGTGGCTCGTCGTGCGCGACCTGCAGCTCATCGAGACCGCCACCTTCTGGAAGGACTCCCCGGAGATCGCCACCGGCGAGCTGCGCACCGAGGACATCGGGACGGAAGTCTTCTTCTTCCCGGCCGCCAGCTACGCCGAGAAGTCGGGCACCTTCACCCAGACGCAGCGCATGCTGCAGTGGCGCCACCAGGCCGTGCAGCCGCCAGGGGACGCCCAGAGCGAGCTGGACTTCTACCACGAGCTCGGGGTGCGGATCCGCGCCCGGCTGGCGGGCTCGACCGACGAACGTGACCGTCCGGTGCTCGACATGACCTGGGACTACCCCCGCGACGAGCACGGCGAGGTCGACGCCGAGGCGGTCCTGCTTGAGATCAACGGCGTCCACCTCACCGGCGACCGGGCCGGCGAGCCGCTCAGCTCCTTCGCGGAGATGAAGGCCGACGGCAGCACCTCCGGCGGCTGCTGGATCTACAGCGGCGTCTTCGCCGGCGGGGTGAACCGCTCCAAGAACCGGGTGCCCGGGCAGGAGCAGGACGAGACCGCGGCCGAGTGGGGCTGGGTCTGGCCGATGAACCGGCGCATCCTCTACAACCGCGCCTCCGCCGACCCTCAGGGCAGGCCGTGGAGCGAGCGGAAGAAGTACGTCTGGTGGGACGAGGAGGCGGGGCGCTGGACCGGCAAGGACGTGCCGGACTTCCCGGTGGACCGCCACCCGAGCTTCCGCCCGGACGCCGACGTCGGCGGCCCCGCCGCGATCGCCGGGGACGACCCCTTCATCATGCAGGCCGACGGCAAGGGCTGGCTCTTCGCGCCCAAGGGGATGGTGGACGGGCCGCTGCCCACCCACTACGAGGCCCAGGAGTCGCCGGTCCGCAACCCGCTCTACGCCCAGCAGCGCAACCCCAGCCGGCTGGTCTTCGCACGCAAGGACAACCTGTGGAGCCCCTCGGGGCAGGAGCCGGGCCACGACGTCTACCCCTACGTCTTCACCACCTACCGGCTCACCGAGCACCACACCGCGGGCGGGATGAGCCGGTGGCTGCCCTACCTGTCCGAGCTGCAGCCCGAGATGTTCTGCGAGGTGTCCCGCGAGCTGGCGCAGGAGCGCGGCCTGGAGAACGGCGGCTGGGCGACGATCATCTCCGCGCGCAGCGCCATCGAGACGCGCGTGCTGGTCACCGACCGGGTCCGGCCGCTGACCATCGGGGGCCGCACCGTCCACCAGATCGGCCTGCCCTACCACTGGGGCGTCGGGCGCGACGCGGTCGTCGAGGGCGACTCGGCCAACGACCTGCTCGGGGTGGTGCTCGACCCCAACGTGCACATCCAGGAGTCCAAGGTCGGCTCCTGCGACATCCGGCCCGGGCGCCGGCCCCACGGCGAGGAGCTGATGCGCCTGGTCGCGGACTACCAGTCGCGCGCCGGGAGCACCGCCGAGACCGCCAACGAGCGGGTCGACGAGGTGGCGCCGGAGCTGGCCGCCCGGCGCGCCGCGACCGCACCCCGACCCGACGACGACCAACCGGACGACGCACCGGACGACGACGCACCCGACGAAGGAGAGCGGTAG
- a CDS encoding ArsR/SmtB family transcription factor encodes MSLPQPVPMTSPMLKALTHPLRRRIVRLMRSGDPMRATDLAERLDVAANSVSFHLRRLAAAGMIREAPELARDRRDRVWVLTGSSFGLDHPDAPVSAEEEAAIRAFVDQEGLDLQDLLRRVLAWAPEWAAGRDPVARAQLASTTLELTEEEMEAVGEEFREVLARAKDRARAEPQDGRKVWQVVLLSAEEGLGRPDGG; translated from the coding sequence GTGAGCCTGCCGCAACCCGTCCCCATGACCTCGCCCATGCTCAAGGCGCTGACGCACCCGCTGCGTCGCCGGATCGTCCGGCTGATGCGGTCGGGAGACCCCATGCGGGCCACCGACCTCGCCGAGCGGCTCGACGTCGCGGCCAACTCCGTCAGCTTCCACCTGCGCCGGCTGGCGGCGGCGGGGATGATCCGCGAGGCTCCCGAGCTGGCCCGCGACCGTCGGGACCGGGTGTGGGTCCTCACCGGGTCAAGCTTCGGCCTCGACCACCCCGACGCCCCCGTCTCGGCCGAGGAGGAGGCGGCGATCCGGGCGTTCGTCGACCAGGAGGGCCTGGACCTGCAGGACCTGCTCCGGCGGGTGCTGGCGTGGGCCCCGGAGTGGGCCGCCGGGCGCGACCCCGTCGCGCGGGCGCAGCTGGCGTCCACGACCCTCGAGCTCACGGAGGAGGAGATGGAGGCCGTGGGGGAGGAGTTCCGCGAGGTGCTCGCCCGGGCCAAGGACCGGGCGAGGGCCGAGCCTCAGGACGGCAGGAAGGTCTGGCAGGTCGTCCTGCTCAGCGCCGAGGAGGGCCTGGGGCGTCCCGACGGCGGGTGA
- a CDS encoding MFS transporter produces MTHTTTAPAPSGSPVPPETERPAPAPSLWRDRGYLAWLASDTSSALASSVQGFVLPLVVLLLTGDPAVAGSVAALGLAARVLTTIVGGVLADRHDLRRLMILGGALGAVVLTLMALAYAAGLGVLALAALNVVAGVRSGLFGSASNAALRQAVPAGLLPRAMSANQGRDAALAMGGGPLGGLLLGLGPVVALGAAAGAHLLAALSALGLRGSFAPVARPEGHRASMRREAAEGLRWLWRQPVLRTIALVAAVLNLGLNAALTTVLYSFGAQGVSPGRLGLVSLALGVGMLLGSLVAGTLVDRLPTGWVAAGGLAWLAASVAVLPWLPGFWPTLVVLGLGTVAAPAINAGVLGYLMHVTPRAVLGRVSSAIELLSAGAVPLAPVVAGLGLATVGLRGTLLVSAGCCLLALVLVLAGRDVRRLPRPAQWGAAPE; encoded by the coding sequence ATGACGCACACGACCACCGCCCCGGCTCCGAGCGGCTCCCCCGTCCCGCCGGAGACCGAGCGCCCCGCACCCGCCCCCTCGCTCTGGCGCGACCGGGGCTACCTCGCCTGGCTCGCCAGCGACACCAGCTCGGCCCTCGCCTCCTCCGTGCAGGGCTTCGTCCTGCCGCTCGTCGTGCTGCTGCTCACCGGGGACCCCGCCGTCGCCGGGAGCGTGGCCGCGCTCGGGCTGGCCGCCCGGGTCCTCACCACCATCGTCGGCGGGGTGCTGGCCGACCGGCACGACCTGCGCCGCCTCATGATCCTCGGCGGCGCCCTGGGTGCCGTGGTGCTCACGCTCATGGCCCTGGCGTATGCCGCGGGGCTCGGCGTCCTGGCCCTGGCGGCCCTCAACGTCGTGGCCGGGGTGCGGTCGGGCCTGTTCGGGAGCGCCTCGAACGCCGCCCTCCGGCAGGCGGTCCCGGCCGGCCTGCTGCCGCGGGCGATGAGCGCGAACCAGGGGCGCGACGCCGCGCTGGCCATGGGCGGAGGTCCGCTCGGCGGCCTGCTGCTGGGCCTGGGCCCGGTCGTCGCGCTGGGCGCGGCCGCGGGCGCGCACCTGCTGGCGGCGCTGTCCGCACTGGGCCTGCGCGGGTCCTTCGCGCCGGTGGCCCGGCCCGAGGGGCACCGCGCCTCGATGCGGAGGGAGGCGGCCGAGGGGCTGCGCTGGCTCTGGCGCCAGCCCGTGCTGCGGACCATCGCGCTGGTCGCCGCGGTCCTCAACCTCGGCCTCAACGCCGCGCTCACCACCGTCCTCTACTCCTTCGGGGCGCAGGGGGTGTCACCGGGACGGCTCGGGCTGGTCTCCCTGGCGCTGGGCGTGGGCATGCTCCTCGGCTCGCTCGTCGCCGGCACCCTGGTCGACCGCCTGCCGACCGGCTGGGTCGCGGCCGGCGGCCTGGCCTGGCTGGCGGCCTCGGTCGCCGTCCTGCCGTGGCTGCCAGGCTTCTGGCCCACCCTGGTCGTGCTGGGCCTGGGCACCGTGGCCGCGCCGGCGATCAACGCCGGGGTGCTGGGCTACCTGATGCACGTGACCCCCCGCGCGGTCCTCGGAAGGGTGTCGAGCGCGATCGAGCTGCTCTCCGCCGGGGCGGTCCCGCTGGCACCCGTGGTCGCGGGCCTGGGGCTGGCGACCGTCGGGCTGCGGGGGACCCTGCTCGTCAGCGCCGGCTGCTGCCTCCTCGCCCTGGTCCTGGTCCTCGCCGGCCGGGACGTCCGCCGGCTCCCCCGGCCCGCGCAGTGGGGCGCTGCGCCGGAGTGA
- a CDS encoding alpha/beta fold hydrolase, giving the protein MTVSTSTRTLAVPGAAVVYDVHGPLPPTDRPPLLMIGQPMDASGFRALRSFFPDRTVVTYDPRGLGRSTREDGRTDHDPQQHAEDLHHLVNALGCGPVEVFASSGGAVDGLALVTAYPQDVLVLVAHEPPLTHLLPDAEGVGRAEQDIARAYQEGGFGPGMARFIDYTSWEGELTQDYFDRPAPDPVAYGLPAGDDGSRDDPLLSGASDSVTAWTPDVDTLSASGVRIVVAAGEESARQVTGRSAEAVATRLGLPLTIFPSHHGGFLGGELGWAGQPEAFAARLREVLDASGP; this is encoded by the coding sequence ATGACCGTCTCCACCAGCACCCGCACCCTGGCGGTCCCGGGGGCCGCCGTCGTCTACGACGTGCACGGGCCCCTGCCGCCGACGGACCGGCCCCCGCTGCTGATGATCGGCCAGCCGATGGACGCGAGCGGGTTCAGGGCGCTGAGGTCCTTCTTCCCGGACCGCACCGTGGTGACCTACGACCCCCGTGGGCTGGGTCGCAGCACCCGCGAGGACGGTCGGACCGACCACGACCCCCAGCAGCACGCCGAGGACCTGCACCACCTGGTGAACGCCCTCGGCTGCGGCCCCGTGGAGGTCTTCGCCAGCAGCGGGGGCGCGGTGGACGGGCTCGCCCTGGTGACGGCATACCCCCAGGACGTCCTGGTGCTCGTCGCTCACGAACCTCCCCTCACCCACCTGCTGCCCGACGCCGAGGGGGTCGGGCGGGCCGAGCAGGACATCGCTCGCGCCTACCAGGAGGGCGGGTTCGGCCCCGGGATGGCCAGGTTCATCGACTACACGTCCTGGGAGGGTGAGCTGACGCAGGACTACTTCGACCGGCCCGCGCCGGACCCCGTGGCCTACGGTCTTCCGGCCGGGGACGACGGCTCCCGCGACGACCCCCTGCTCTCGGGCGCCTCGGACAGCGTCACCGCGTGGACGCCGGACGTCGACACCCTCTCGGCCTCCGGGGTGAGGATCGTGGTGGCGGCCGGGGAGGAGTCGGCCCGTCAGGTCACGGGCCGGTCGGCGGAGGCGGTCGCGACCCGGCTGGGCCTGCCGCTGACGATCTTCCCGAGCCACCACGGCGGCTTCCTGGGCGGGGAGCTCGGGTGGGCCGGTCAGCCCGAGGCCTTCGCGGCCCGGCTCCGGGAGGTGCTCGACGCGTCCGGGCCGTGA
- a CDS encoding metal-dependent hydrolase family protein encodes MSQVLFRGGVLVDGTGAEPAPGDVLVVDGRVAAVGPDLPVPDDARVVDCEGGFVTPGLIDCHVHFLFEQPTMLQVLQTPFSLPFYEALDRMRRTVATGITYVRDAGGADLGLAEAVRRGLVLGPRMQVAIQMISQTGGHGDDWHVCGAELGLLAAHPGMPSSVVDGPVEMRRKVRELVRAGADVIKVATSGGVLSPRSDPRHGHLRDDEVAELVREATAAGLAVMAHAIATDGIKTAVRNGVRSIEHGIYLDDEAIGLMLEHGTWLVPTLSAPRAVLAQAAAGAAMSDAVLAKARMVAAVHDDSARRAIEAGVRVAMGTDSGVGVHGTNLEELGHLAALGMPPAQVWASASGVAAELLGVEADHGTLQVGKVGDVVVLDGAFDDLTGLRERVREVWMAGEQVSSRR; translated from the coding sequence ATGAGCCAGGTCCTCTTCCGCGGTGGCGTGCTGGTCGACGGGACGGGCGCCGAGCCGGCGCCCGGTGACGTGCTGGTGGTGGACGGCCGGGTCGCGGCCGTCGGCCCCGATCTCCCGGTGCCGGACGACGCGCGGGTCGTGGACTGTGAGGGCGGGTTCGTGACGCCCGGGCTCATCGACTGCCACGTGCACTTCCTCTTCGAGCAGCCCACGATGCTGCAGGTCCTGCAGACGCCGTTCTCCCTCCCCTTCTACGAGGCTCTCGACCGGATGCGGCGCACCGTGGCGACCGGCATCACGTATGTCCGGGACGCGGGGGGCGCGGACCTGGGGCTGGCGGAGGCGGTGCGCCGCGGGCTGGTGCTGGGGCCGCGGATGCAGGTCGCCATCCAGATGATCAGCCAGACCGGCGGGCACGGTGACGACTGGCACGTCTGCGGTGCCGAGCTCGGCCTGCTCGCGGCGCATCCCGGCATGCCGTCGTCGGTGGTGGACGGGCCGGTGGAGATGCGCCGCAAGGTGCGCGAGCTGGTCCGGGCGGGCGCGGACGTCATCAAGGTCGCGACGAGCGGTGGGGTCCTCTCGCCCCGGTCCGATCCGAGGCACGGGCACCTGCGCGACGACGAGGTCGCAGAGCTGGTGCGCGAGGCCACCGCGGCGGGGCTGGCCGTCATGGCCCACGCCATCGCCACCGACGGCATCAAGACGGCGGTCCGCAACGGGGTCCGCTCGATCGAGCACGGGATCTACCTCGACGACGAGGCGATCGGGCTGATGCTCGAGCACGGCACCTGGCTGGTGCCCACCCTGAGCGCCCCGCGGGCGGTGCTGGCCCAGGCCGCCGCCGGGGCCGCGATGTCGGACGCGGTCCTGGCCAAGGCCCGGATGGTCGCCGCCGTGCACGACGACTCCGCGCGGCGCGCGATCGAGGCGGGGGTCAGGGTGGCGATGGGCACCGACAGCGGGGTGGGCGTGCACGGCACCAACCTCGAGGAGCTCGGGCACCTCGCCGCCCTGGGTATGCCGCCCGCCCAGGTCTGGGCGTCCGCCTCCGGGGTGGCGGCCGAGCTGCTGGGGGTGGAGGCCGACCACGGGACGCTGCAGGTGGGGAAGGTCGGGGACGTGGTGGTGCTCGACGGCGCCTTCGACGACCTCACGGGGCTGCGCGAGCGGGTGCGCGAGGTCTGGATGGCCGGGGAGCAGGTCAGCTCCCGCAGGTGA
- the nrfD gene encoding NrfD/PsrC family molybdoenzyme membrane anchor subunit, producing MTTSAFDSYRPPEDEGRRRRRSGVRASAGAAARDLARGGRSWLNRDGGGRREAPAVPDAEFSAYYGRPIIKPVPWKHEIPAYLFLGGVAAGSGLLATGAALTGRDVLRRNSRYTAMATVALSGATLVADLGRPERFLNMLRTVKLTSPMSVGTWILSGYAAFAGVATACEVARALPLPDRGVVALAGQALELVDLPAAVGQALFAPPLAAYTAVLLSDTVTPVWFESRGQLPFVFVASAAMAASGVQLVLTPTVQAGPARRLALLGAATDLVAMHRLERHLEDLELLEPLEEGEAGRKLRLAKALTVAGGLGTLLTGRSRLLSVASGAALAAASALTRFGMVEGGIESAKDPRFTVGPQRRRLEERRAAGTVHDSIVTVR from the coding sequence GTGACCACCTCGGCCTTCGACAGCTACCGCCCGCCCGAGGACGAGGGGCGTCGCCGACGCCGGTCCGGGGTGCGGGCCTCCGCGGGTGCCGCCGCCCGTGACCTGGCGCGCGGGGGCCGCAGCTGGCTCAACCGCGACGGCGGCGGGCGCCGGGAGGCCCCCGCGGTCCCGGACGCCGAGTTCTCCGCCTACTACGGCCGCCCGATCATCAAGCCGGTGCCGTGGAAGCACGAGATCCCCGCCTACCTCTTCCTCGGCGGGGTGGCCGCCGGCTCCGGCCTGCTGGCGACGGGCGCCGCCCTCACCGGCCGGGACGTGCTGCGTCGCAACAGCCGCTACACCGCGATGGCCACCGTCGCCCTCAGCGGCGCCACCCTCGTCGCCGACCTGGGCCGTCCCGAGCGCTTCCTCAACATGCTGCGCACCGTCAAGCTCACCTCCCCGATGTCCGTGGGCACCTGGATCCTCTCCGGGTATGCCGCGTTCGCCGGCGTCGCCACCGCCTGCGAGGTCGCCCGGGCCCTCCCGCTGCCCGACCGGGGCGTCGTCGCGCTCGCCGGTCAGGCGCTGGAGCTCGTCGACCTGCCCGCCGCAGTGGGCCAGGCCCTGTTCGCGCCCCCGCTGGCCGCATACACGGCCGTCCTGCTGTCCGACACGGTCACGCCCGTGTGGTTCGAGAGCCGCGGCCAGCTGCCCTTCGTCTTCGTGGCGTCCGCGGCGATGGCCGCCTCCGGCGTGCAGCTGGTCCTCACCCCGACCGTGCAGGCCGGCCCCGCCCGCCGGCTCGCCCTCCTCGGGGCCGCGACCGACCTGGTGGCCATGCACCGGCTCGAGCGGCACCTGGAGGACCTGGAGCTCCTCGAGCCGCTGGAGGAGGGGGAGGCCGGGCGCAAGCTGCGGCTGGCCAAGGCCCTCACGGTCGCCGGCGGGCTCGGGACCCTGCTGACCGGGCGCAGCCGTCTGCTCTCCGTGGCCTCCGGCGCCGCGCTCGCGGCCGCCTCGGCCCTCACCCGCTTCGGCATGGTCGAGGGGGGCATCGAGTCCGCGAAGGACCCGCGGTTCACCGTCGGGCCGCAACGCCGCCGGCTGGAGGAGCGGCGCGCCGCGGGCACCGTCCACGACAGCATCGTCACCGTCCGCTGA
- a CDS encoding flavodoxin family protein, with the protein MRYLVVYESAFGNTREVAEAVAAGLGGEAEVVDVGATPPLAGLDVDLLVVGGPTLRALGCTLVADPEKFWVHGDRGPLLDGEVERARQWGAGLR; encoded by the coding sequence ATGCGCTACCTGGTCGTCTACGAGTCGGCGTTCGGCAACACCCGGGAGGTGGCCGAGGCGGTGGCCGCGGGGCTCGGCGGGGAGGCGGAGGTGGTCGACGTCGGCGCCACTCCCCCGCTCGCCGGGCTGGACGTGGACCTGCTGGTCGTCGGCGGGCCGACGCTGCGGGCCCTGGGGTGCACCCTGGTAGCCGACCCGGAGAAGTTCTGGGTGCACGGTGACCGGGGGCCGCTGCTCGACGGTGAGGTGGAGCGGGCCCGGCAGTGGGGTGCCGGCCTGCGGTGA